The genomic window TTCAATTCAAGGAGTTGCTTGCTCGTAACTAAATGATCAAGTGCCTTGTTTAAGATATCCTCAGTGACCTTAAGGGAAATTTGGTAATAAAAAGTACACCAAGAAACAATGCAATATGTTCAAGTATCTAGAATTAAAGCGATTAGTTGTTTAATAGTGAGGAGGAGATCAACGGACTAGCACAGGTGCGGACTTGAGTTAAGTTTTCGTGAAAAAAAGCTCAAGAATTATTACTCAAATGTTCTTGTAAACAAAAGCTTAACCTATTGTTTAGTTATTTAAGcagagatattttttcaaaagcaAGTACCAAAGACGTGCCGTTAGCGATTGACTTTATTTTCGAATCTCAGAATAGCACGTCAAGGGTCCTGAGGATCTTACTCTCTCCTGTGATCAACAACGAGATTAACTACTTGACAAAAGTAATTTTCGTAATAAGGAAACTTTGAACTTTGCTGCCCTTTTTTTATAATAAGAATCACTCATATGTAGCTTAATTAATGGAAAACATGAAGGTGACACATGTGTTAAAAAACTAACGCTACATATCGTATGTATCATATCAACTGAACTATAGGTATTATTATACTCAGTACACCATGTACACTGGCTTCAAGTTTGTGGTTACGGTGGTTTACCATTATGCTCATCATTCTAACCTCATAGTTATAGCATGTCATTCTGCCTCCAATGTTTACACGCTTTTGATCAACAACAAACGGCGAAGGTTGACAAGAACAGCTAGAGTTCAAATCGGAGATGGGAAAAATATTTGATAGCAGATCAAATTGAAGTACCTGAAGAACACACAGTGGCTAGTGGTTAATGTGATCAACTTCTCCTATCGATTTGAACTGTATATCAACTGTTCCCCCAACCTTGTTGATCAACTACTATCCGTATGTAAACATAGGAGACAAAATGACATTCGAAACCCCTTAAGGTTAGAATGATGAGCATAATGGTAAACCACCGTAACCACACACTTGAAGCCAGTGTACTGAGTATATATACCTTACCTGTTGACATTTCTTCGTTTATGGGACTTTGGGTTACAGGTCGACATTTAAATACATTCTCAATCATGAGCCAATTACAATAACCACAAAAAGAGCTTCTTACAGCCATATGCTAGTGGTCAAATAGATAGACCGACCACAATCTTGTTGCGAATTCTCAACAAGATGCGGATGTATTTGAAAGAGCACTTGATACAAGTCAACGTGGGCGAAATCGGTATGGGTTAAGGGGTTGTTATACGACATTAGCAACCCCTAGTCAACAACTCAATAACCACTTGATTCGAGTGCTTTAGTGTTAATTATATTTGAGATGATTGAAGTTAAAGAGTTGGTAAGCTCTCTATTACCTCTAATTAAAACGATGGGAACAGAcagtgtaatgggctattccaaaaaataggtgcacaccccctatagaggagtaaattttcaatcaaagatatttccggatttccaagtctgccttctgaaaacgactggaattccatttgccaatgttactggaaaaaacttggaaatccaatcaaatgaaggaaaaatcacggaaatgttaaaaatgagctctcaaattgaggatttctgattttgaactattgttctgccggatttttttgcctttgggcactttaaaagtctggatttccaccagtcacgactggacaaaaagtcgggatatccgaactcctctatagggggtgtgcatctattttctggaatagcccaatgtggacAAACAAGAGTTGTTTTTAACATTACACGATCGAAGTACTGCGGAGGCAAACCTATACAAATGCCTTTATATTTTGGCGCGTTTAAAGGTATCTCACTTCttcccaacaaacaaacaaacttgaaaAATTTGAAGAGGTTTGAAACACACCCACATGCGCATTAAGCTGCGAAATCCAAAGTAACGACGTATCGTCCGTAAGGTTCATTTCACaggattcattttttttaatgtctgaactatgcaaggcattaacagctgctatcagtatgatagcgctgatgggttggcgccaatATACTAGTAGTTGTTAACCTCATCCAGCTTGAAGCTCTACCGATTCTGGTTAGAAGTAATTGGACCAGGTAGCGCTGAAGATGGAATAAATTTTTGCTTTCTCTTGTCTTGTCTGCAGATTTATGGGGACTAGTAAACAACGCAGCTGTGAATGGAATGGGTGAGGTAGAATGGGTCAGTGTGGATGCTTTTAAAACTGTAGCTGAAGTGAACTTGTGGGGAACTCTTCGTGTAACAAAAGCATTTCTACCACTCATACGAAAATCAAAAGGTAATATACCAGATATTATTATGTGGATGTAGTTGTTGAACCACCACTATACCTTGACTTAGAAGGAAAGGAAATTGCATTTTTATTCAAGTTGATTATGTCCGGAGAGTGAACTCAAATCTTAGTACGCCTTTTTACCAACACGGTGTTACGTGACTTGTATACAAATCATCCAAAGGTATATGGAAAACAGCCCTCAAATAAAACagaataaaagaaatataaaactGTCAATCAGTAAAAACCATTGTTAACAACCTCAAATATTAAAATGAAGTAAATTCATTTCAGTATCTGAGTAAAGTTAAGTTGTTTAGAGGAAGAAATTCTAACCAAATATTATAACCAAACCTTTGTAAACAAGATATGAATTTGGTCCTATGTACATGATATAGCCTTATAGGTTTTAATGTGTACATAGTtattttttatgcaactttctttGAACTGTTTCTTCCTTTCTGCATATTTAAATTCATATACCTTAATTAAGatgtttttatttatactttgtaCGCGCTACGAGCTTGTAAAAACGAAAAGCGcaccaaaagttttctgttatgttatgttatgttatgttatgttatgttatgttatgttatgttatgttatgttatgttatgttatgttatgttatgatgtAATTTGAAACCGTTTCGGGAAATAATAGTGTCAATAAGTGAATAGGGCTATTTAAGTGGTCCCATTATCCTTTTGACGCAGCACCATAAAGCGATTCGGGTATTTCTCTCCTGAACAGAAAGTTTCCGTGGGTACACTCCCCTTAATTAATTTAATGTGTCGTCAGATTACGTTAGCgaaaataatttgaatgaaaaCTATTCTTTAAGATAAATTAACAGTGGTATAACGTTTATTGTTTGGATGCCTTTATAAAGACTTGGTGTGGGTagaataattaaaacaattaagGTGCTGTAAATTCATTTCAGTATCTGAGTAAAGTTAAGTTGTTTAGATGAAGAAATTCTAACCAAATATTATAACCAAACCTTCGTAAACAAGATATGAATTTGGTCCTATGTACATGATATAGCCTTATAGGTTTTAATGTGTACATAgttatttttatgcaactttctttGAACTGTTTCTACCTTTCTGCATATTTAAATTCATATACCTTAATTAAGatgtttttatttatactttgtaCGCGCTACGAGCTTGTAAAAGCGAAAAGCGcaccaaaagttttctgttatgttatgttatgttatgttatgttatgttatgttatgttatgttatgttatgttatatgttatgttatgttatgattaAATTTGAAACCGTTTCGGGAAATAATAGTGTCAATAAGTGAATAGGGCTATTTAAGTGGTCCCATTATCCTTTTGACGCAGCACCATATGATAAGGCAATTCGGGTAGTGGTGGTTTTTGAAAGCTGACTAAATTCTCCCCTGAACAGAAAGTTTCCGTGGGTACACTCCCCTTAATTAATTTAATGTGTCGTCAGATTACGTTAGCgaaaataatttgaatgaaaaCTATTCTTTAAGATAAATTAACAGTGGTATAACGTTTATTGTTTGGATGCCTTTATAAAGACTTGGTGTGGGTagaataattaaaacaattaagGTGCTGTAAATTCATTTCAGTATCTGAGTAAAGTTAAGTTGTTTAGATGAAGAAATTCTAACCAAATATTATAACCAAACCTTCGTAAACAAGATATGAATTTGGTCCTATGTACATGATATAGCCTTATAGGTTTTAATGTGTACATAgttatttttatgcaactttctttGAACTGTTTCTACCTTTCTGCATATTTAAATTCATATACCTTAATTAAGatgtttttatttatactttgtaCGCGCTACGAGCTTGTAAAAGCGAAAAGCGcaccaaaagttttctgttatgttatgttatgttatgttatgttatgttatgttatgttatgttatgttatatgttatgttatgttatgattaAATTTGAAACCGTTTCGGGAAATAATAGTGTCAATAAGTGAATAGGGCTATTTAAGTGGTCCCATTATCCTTTTGACGCAGCACCATATGATAAGGCAATTCGGGTAGTGGTGGTTTTTGAAAGCTGACTAAATTCTCCCCTGAACAGAAAGTTTCCGTGGGTACACTCCCCTTAATTAATTTAATGTGTCGTCAGATTACGTTAGCgaaaataatttgaatgaaaaCTATTCTTTAAGATAAATTAACAGTGGTATAACGTTTATTGTTTGGATGCCTTTATAAAGACTTGGTGTGGGTagaataattaaaacaattaagGTGCTGTTAACAGTTTATGGTTAAGTGACCTTAAAGCACGCTAAAAGATATCCATGGAATGTATCTTGTTCAATTCagttttataaatataattagaAAAGGACAAAAGTATCTTGATTATCGAACATTCAAAACTATATACAGCTTTCGTATAATTGAATCGTTTTTTGCAAGTTACTCTTTAACGGAAAACTACATAACTTAATCAAATTGTTATACTGATGTGTAGCCCCTACACTGCATTAGCAGGATATGTGTACAGTAAACTATTAAAAGAGTTTCGCAATTTGTGGGTTGTAAGTTGACGTTATTTAAAAATCCGCATTCATCCGGCCGTGTCATAGGAGTTGATAAGATTTTGACATTTAACCAGTTTCTGTCAAAGGAGATATTCAAAAATAAGTCATCAGAAGACAGCTCGGCCTAAGTAACCACATTTGCCACTCGATTAATAAGGAAATTGACTAATCAGTTGCACACCATTTATTCCCTTGTAGTAAAACGATTTTATGCTAAATAAAGCATGTATTATTGGGATTGAATAACTGAAGATGTTTATCCAGTTATCTTAGATATGTTTTGATGATCATAAAATAATATGATACCGATTATAATGCCAATTATGGttaaatgttataattttgtcttCGATATATGGgtaatcagaaaggttattagaAGTTACTAGCGGTACTGACAGTGCCTTTTTGAAAGTAGAGCATTCCGTTCGCCGTCAAAAGATGTTACGTGCCCAGAGCTACGTGcttgaagattaaggttgtgtacCGCAATACTGGATTACCGAACAAACCTCAAGTCCTGTCAAGATTCAGTCTGTCCAAAATACAACTGGCAACTGCTATAGGCCCTATCTTAAGAACCCGCTTAAGAACCACTGCACTGATACCAGGGATGTGTGAGATCTTTATACTTATGTTGATATTAAGTATGATTcttcaaaatgtgaaaatgagtatttaaaaacataaattttgAGAGCGTTTTGCGAACTTTGTGTCCCCTTTGTACACAAGCATACAAAGGATTATCACGAACGTGGCAATCTTATGTGATCCATAGATTTTTGTTTACTAGTCCTTAATGAGGTCAGGCAAACAAATGTCGGTCATTGCCCGCCTTACCCAACCAGCTATGGTAACGATACGCACTAGATGATTCACAGATTTATGCGAATTTGTTCTTTTTATGTGACCTTTGAAATAGAGAgtgatcataattattttattgtaagacgATAGTCACGTTATCGGCTTCAACTTTAAAGCTATTAAAGTTGTTTATAATTTCAGGTCTTATTAAGTTGAAAGATATAATGCATCTAGGCCTTTTACCTCATAAATACGATATCTACTAGTATTACCTATAAGGTAAAAGGCACCAATTGCTTATAGTAAATTTCGTGCAAAATTGTCTCATATTCAGAGCTCTTCAGTTAAAAGCCAACAATACCATATATTTGTTTATACCTGTTATTGTTTTAACGCAATAAACCGTATTAATAAACATCTTAAAAGATGTGCCAAACTTAGAGTTACGATAATtataattcttaaacacttgagaacgttcctgcaatcttacaTTGGTTCTTACCatctttacccgtgtgatatgacacgggacagcgcgtgtgcgtcgacgcgatacccgtactcgctatttggaccaatcggaggcgcacagcaacaacaggactgatcgattttaagccctaggtaattccttgcaaaatgtaggattaatttgattaaaatttgtatgatatttttatttgaattgaagtgtttaagaatgagaataaaggtattgtttttagccgctgtcgtgcatctatcgtctcatataacacgggcgacatcattatttttggcgtaaaacaacggcgaatgatgtcgcccgtgttacatgagacgatagatgcactccagcggctaaaaacaatacctttattctctaaatatcacACAAAATTATGTCTTTCTCTCAATATACATTAGTTCAACTCTATACGACACACTTAATGTAAAGACAATTTAGATGCTTGTTATTTGCGACTTTTTATGCCTTTATTGATTTTATATACATATATCTTATAACGATTTGAGAACCtccaattaattaaaattttcgttccattttcaattttttcacaGGACGTATTGTAATGATGAGCAGTATGTGCGGTTTAGTAAGCTTCCCTTGTACAGCTCCCTACTCTGTGTCTAAATATGCTATAGAAGCTGTGTCAGATGCCCTCAGATGTGAGATGTTCAAATGGGGTGTTAATGTGTGTATCATTGAACCGGGAAATTATGCAGGTAAGACAAAGATCAATTGGTCACTTGACACCTGTCGTTTGTCCGGTCCGGCTGGTATGTATAGGTATACTATAATTGACCATGAACGCTTTGAAAGTGATGATAAACTTTCTTTTTGATATCATTTTGCATTTTATGACACGCATGCTTGGATTTCACCGGTGCAGAAACCACAAAATACTTAATTAAAACGTGTTTGGCATAATTATAGCAGtcatttttttccaatattttcttTCTAAAGCTAGTATTCAttttaataaccatgataacgggaTTTGAACTTGAGTTACACTATTAGATAGTGCACACCAGAATCTGTCTCTGAGTGGCCATGTGGCCACCAACAAATGACCAAGAGATGGCCATGTGGCCATCAAGACACATTAAAACTGATAATCAGTTTACTTAGTTCCCTTGCATGGATCTATATAGCGAAGAATCCGATTATAAGGATGATTGCTTCCCAATAACACCTTTAAAGTGGTTTTCCATTTTTCTATTCAATTACCCAGTAATTACGATAATAACTATATGCATGATAACCTCGTCTCAGCTGGTTGACCCCGTCTCATCAACCTTTatccccctgcataagcggccattttggatttatgtaaaTCAGGCACTGTTCCCCCCTTTTTCTtggattttccgggatttttaatatgtttttgtgtgagcttttgggagatggaagcatgtgaaatggattctgttgcaattagtggtgggtgatttcataATAATTTGACTGGGCTACTATGAGATTGTCTTTTAGAAGATTGCAAATACTGTGCGTTTGCTCAGCATTTGACTTACCcatgaaaaaaacccaacaacaacccACAAATGAAACCTTACATGCAAAATCAGAGTTGGGCTCAAGATTGGTCAGAACTTCCAAGATGAATGATACTATCTTATGTATATACTGTCACCAAGGTACTAAAAAAGGTAACTTATCATGGTGCATGATATCATTCCATGCAACTGTACAGGATTAAAGGCTCGTCTACACATAGTGCCTTTGGATTAAGGATATTCattgtagaagtagtgatgtaacaggattaattaccatagcgataggtgaaaacaatattCGAATGTATTGCCATGGACTAGACGAATGTTTCGTTTTGTAACACTGCATCGCATATTGATTATCGAAGAATAGCCATAACGACCAGGATCGTAATTATATGGCAATTTCTACAGTTAACAATAGGCAATTTCACATAATGCAGAGTCCGTATACGTTCCACTCGCACCTgcacgattagtgtctttgaaaagagctctattgtattcaatctatgatttgcatacacagacatgacaggtgatgagtgcagcctacttatagtgcagggcaatgcattgcattcatcgatcgctatggtaattaatcctgttacatcactacttctgatGATACAAGTGTTGAGGTTAGGTTAGTGTTCATGGTTAGGGTGTTGAAAGTTGTAGGGTAACTTGTAAGGTCGGATGAACTTGAATACCATCGTGAGATTGCATTAATCATATTGTCCAATCGGGTTATTCAGGTTGGATCACAACACTGGAAGACAATTAAAATAGACTCGAACAGTTGAAAATCTATGCCAAACCAATTGCTTTTGACATGCTTTCAATAAAATTTGTGATAAAATAACACGCCTAGGGGAGGTTCGTATATTTTTAACTTTGTTCAATATGTTTAACATAAAGGTGCCAAAACTGATGTCATATCATGATATCGCAACATCTTTCAAGAATCAAACCCCTATCTTAACAGATGTTTTGTGTAAATTTCTTACTTCACGTATAATTGAACAAGTCGACATTTATGACAACTGTTTCTTCTCCAATTTATTATATTGTTCCTTTTCCAATGATTGTCCTGACAAAAATATGAAGTCAAACAAGGTCTTGAGTCATTGACCCTACAAACAAAAGTTGTAGAAGTAAAGATGTTTTGAATCGGCCTATACGCATCAATCATTTCATCCAAAAGTTGATTGACCTTAGTGATTAGAAATATGTGCACCAATTATAATCGAAATTGTGACTGAATTCAGGTCATCCTAGAGATTCTTCGTGATTCAAAATATAACCTTGATTTTGTGACATTTCACCGTTGCCTTGAATGTGGTTGCGATTTGTTTCTTTTGCCAAATATGACTTAAGGGTTTATGAATGACGAGGGCTTGCTGTATGTCACTGGATAATGATCAATTCATGAGGTTAAGGTGGTTTTAGTCAGTTTAATCACAGATTCTGGTTTAATAATGTCAAGTTCCTCATGTCTATCTGGATTGTGTTTGTGTCAAAGTGACTTGAAGTTGGCTATATGTTGCATTATTAGCTGTAACTGAAATTATTTGGATTTAGATTCGAGTTCACAAATTCTAAGGAGTGCAACGGTATTAACTGTGGTTTGGCAGAAAgctttaaaaattattaaaacagcaaacaaaatataaaaaaccaCGTCTCAAAATGTTGCAGTTTGTAACTTgcattttaaaacaacattttgctTAAAATACTATTTATGCATGAAGAAGGTTAAAGCTATACGCTGTCATTTCTCGAGATGAGCCATGCATTCATATGCCTCACAGGTCAACGTAAAACCACATCGCGACGTCCCAAACTTTTTATTGAAACAGGTAGCATGCCTTTCATTATTACCATGTTTACCACAAAACGAAATTTGCTCGTTCATTCTGCACTTATTCTTTACAGGTACAAAAGAGTTATTTTTCATGGTACTTGTTTCCCGACTAATGTTTGTTTTCGTTGTCGTCTTCTTCGCCATTGAACTGTTCAACCATTGACGATATTGTTGAAATTTGCCATTTCAGTGGTTCACACGCGCATTGTTTCAGCTTCATTTCGATTACTAACAAAAGGTGTGGTGCTCTCAAAAGTTCAATAGTCACACGGTCGTATCAGGGCCCAAGGAACGTATTATTTTCCTTTAAAAAGAGAGAAATGAAAAGAATAGAAAACTTGTAGGCAAAAAACATGATAATGAAACCGATGCTTCTGAAAAAGTTGAGAGTGTGTTTACCAAATCAATGCTATAATTTTACGCAAAGATCTAACATCGTTGGCCAGGCCAACTGGCCAGGTTTGTGCAGTATCTAAATACCAGCAATTACTTAATGTTTATGCTAGGATTTGGGtaggtaaccttgtccttacatattgCAATGTTCTTTTAGACTTGTCAGGACCTTAACCTTGTACTTGCATATTATAAAGTTCTTTTAGACTTGTCATCAGGACATTGGCGAGTTGGacacttttattatcatggattatgttttaGTCAGTGCCATAAAATGTTGAGCTtgtgtaacactttatgaataaatccaaaTACTTTGGAATGAACTCAACTAATAAAATGCTTCATCTCAATCTGTATATTTTACAGGTGCAACAAGATTCTTCCAAAGATCAACAGTGGAGACTTTTATGAAGAACGTTTGGGAGTCCATGTCAGAGAGAGTCAGGCAAGACTACGGAAGAGAATACTTTGACACCATCGTCAAACATCTTTGTGGATTTAGCGAAACGGGATCGAGCGACCTATCGCCGGTAATGCGAGATCTCACAGATGCACTCACCTCCGTTAGTCCAAGAGAAAGATACTTCCCTGCACCCTTCTCATGGAAATTTATTGTTAGTTTTTTCCTCTATTTTCCCGCGTCGATAACGGACATAGTGTTTAAGATTTCATCTCATTGGTTTAACTTAGGGATAACTATCAACCACCATAATGGAACAAGTAAGTCTAAT from Amphiura filiformis chromosome 5, Afil_fr2py, whole genome shotgun sequence includes these protein-coding regions:
- the LOC140153102 gene encoding D-beta-hydroxybutyrate dehydrogenase, mitochondrial-like, translated to MKLYVLLVCYLCLLYILPITWVMKIIFAIPAFVLTYIARTTPCEEHVDLDKKAVLITGCDTGIGHELTKRLDSLGFRVFAGCLFQDGPGACQLRQQCSENVKILQLDVTNEEQVATAFKKVQEQLQDSGENLWGLVNNAAVNGMGEVEWVSVDAFKTVAEVNLWGTLRVTKAFLPLIRKSKGRIVMMSSMCGLVSFPCTAPYSVSKYAIEAVSDALRCEMFKWGVNVCIIEPGNYAGATRFFQRSTVETFMKNVWESMSERVRQDYGREYFDTIVKHLCGFSETGSSDLSPVMRDLTDALTSVSPRERYFPAPFSWKFIVSFFLYFPASITDIVFKISSHWFNLGITINHHNGTSKSNGKV